The Erythrolamprus reginae isolate rEryReg1 chromosome 3, rEryReg1.hap1, whole genome shotgun sequence genome contains a region encoding:
- the LRRC40 gene encoding leucine-rich repeat-containing protein 40 produces the protein MAGARKRGAAHSLAGFRRSAGQEETIPQGLLRAARKSGQLNLSGRELTEVPLHVWRINLDTPEEAHQNLSFGGADRWWEQTDLNKLILSSNKLQCLSEDIKLLPALTVLDVHDNQLTSLPSAIGSLENLQKLNVSHNKLQKIPEELIQLKHLRNLLLQHNELYHLPDEFGQLVSLEELDISNNHISGIPTSFAFLINLVRLNLSSNQLKNLPKEISAMKSLRQLDCTKNFLETIPPELGSMASLEQLYLRRNKLCYLPDFHSCTYLKELHVGENQIEILRAEQLKYLNSLCVLELRDNRLKSLPDEITLLQGLERLDLSNNDISNLPCKLGNLSQMKFLALEGNPLRAIRRDILQKGTQEILKYLRSKIQDDEIINPNGEFPMTAMTLPSQSKINMHAITALKTLDYSEKQAVVIPDEVLNAVGDNPVSTVNFSKNNLTEIPARIVELKESVSDINFSFNKLSSVSLELCMLHRLTHLELRNNILTSLPDEIEALAKLRTINLAFNRFKIFPNVLYRILTLEAILLGNNQIGSLDPQQLQKMEKLSTLDLQNNDLLQIPSELGNCDSLRVLLLEGNPFRTPRAAILAKGTTAVLEYLKSRIPTAAADVN, from the exons ATGGCCGGAGCGCGGAAGCGGGGCGCGGCCCACTCCCTCGCAGGCTTCAGGCGGAGCGCAGGGCAGGAGGAAACCATTCCCCAGGGCTTGCTTCGGGCAGCTAGGAAGAGCGGCCAGTTAAACCTGTCCGGCCGGGAGTTGACCGAAG TGCCTCTACATGTATGGCGAATAAATTTGGATACTCCAGAAGAGGCCCACCAAAACCTCTCTTTCGGTGGTGCTGATCGCTGGTGGGAGCAAACCGACCTCAACAAACTGATTTTGTCTTCTAACAAACTGCAGTGTCTTTCTGAAGATATCAAACTCTTACCTGCCCTCACTGTGCTTGAT gTGCATGATAATCAACTCACATCGCTCCCTTCTGCTATAGGATCACTGGAAAATCTTCAGAAACTTAATGTGAG TCATAATAAACTGCAAAAGATACCAGAAGAGCTCATTCAGCTAAAACACCTGAGGAACCTGCTTCTCCAGCACAATGAATTGTATCACTTGCCTGATGAATTTGGGCAGCTTGTCAGCTTGGAAGAGTTG gaTATCTCTAATAACCATATCTCTGGTATCCCTACAAGTTTTGCTTTCCTTATAAACTTGGTGCGTCTCAATTTAAGTTCCAATCAATTAAAGAATCTGCCAAAAGAAATCAGTGCAATGAAAA GTTTAAGACAGCTGGATTGCACAAAGAATTTCCTGGAAACTATACCTCCTGAACTGGGCAGTATGGCTTCATTAGAACAACTTTATCTAAGGAGAAATAAGTTGTGCTACTTGCCAGATTTTCATTCATGTACATATTTAAAG gaATTGCATGTTGGTGAAAATCAGATTGAAATATTAAGAGCTGAACAACTGAAGTATCTGAATTCCTTATGTGTGTTGGAACTAAGAGATAATAGGTTGAAATCATTGCCTGATGAAATTACTCTGCTACAGGGATTAGAACGACTAGACTTATCCAACAATGATATTAGCAA TCTTCCTTGTAAATTAGGAAACCTTTCTCAGATGAAATTTTTAGCGCTGGAAGGAAATCCTTTAAGAGCAATCCGAAGGGATATTCTACAA AAAGGAACACAAGAAATCCTGAAATATCTTAGAAGCAAAATACAAG ATGATGAAATAATTAACCCAAATGGAGAATTTCCCATGACAGCAATGACTTTGCCAAGTCAATCCAAAATTAATATGCATGCTATTACTGCTCTGAAGACATTAGATTATAG TGAGAAACAGGCCGTTGTAATACCAGATGAAGTTCTGAATGCAGTTGGAGACAATCCAGTCAGTACTGTAAACTTCAGCAAGAATAATCTGACTGAAATTCCAGCAAG GATTGTGGAATTAAAAGAATCTGTGAGTGATATTAATTTTAGTTTCAATAAGCTGTCTTCTGTTTCACTGGAGCTCTGTATGCTTCACAGACTGACACATTTGGAACTCAG AAATAACATTTTGACATCTCTGCCAGATGAAATAGAAGCATTAGCAAAACTACGGACAATAAATCTTGCCTTTAACAG atttaaaatatttccaaatgtccTCTATCGCATCCTGACTCTTGAAGCCATTCTTCTTGGAAATAATCAGATTGGATCCCTAGATCCCCAACAGTTACAGAAGATGGAAAAGCTCAGTACGCTAGATCTTCAAAATAATGATCTCCTACAGATTCCATCAGAACTTGGGAATTGTGACAGTCTCAG agTACTTTTATTGGAAGGTAACCCTTTCCGAACTCCTCGTGCAGCTATTCTGGCCAAAGGAACAACTGCTGTGCTTGAGTATCTGAAAAGCAGGattcctactgctgctgctgatgTGAACTAA